The DNA sequence GTAAAACGTAGTAGCCACCATGGGGGCAAACAAAGTTTGAACCTTCAGAGGCTTTGAGAAGAACCAGTTAGTTTTGAGCATGGTGATGTTTGAACCAGGCCTCAACTCGCCCTGGTCATGGTggcatataaataaatcatgtgtaatGAGTGTTTAATGAATTTAGATCAGTGATTCAAATACCATGCTGTAAGATCTGCTATCTTGCAGGATTTCACTCCACTCACTCTACTACAACTGATCAGATAGAAGTtattaggttaggttcaactttctTGTCACTGTCAGTGTATGAGTATTGCATCATATTGCAGTtagcatccaaccagtagtgTAAACAGCAAATATGTTACAATGAGGTaacaaggttatggtgcaataaCTTCAGTAATGTCATAactgtgtgtggtttttaatGGAATCAGAAGTAAAATGCACAgtctttattaaaattttaattcttaataacatgtaacaacaacaacaacaacaacaacaacaataataataataataataataataataataataataataatgacactTGAAGGGTGACTTTGGTATGTTGCTGAAGAGGGGTTTGATCATctatagttttgttttgtgtaaccatatttaataaataattctgagAATTGTATTATGAGTTATATGATGTTATTATCATGTTTCTTCTTTGTTTAGCTTTAGTCAAAACTTATAGCCAAGGgcaaaaaatgaagaaaggaaTTTCTAAACGTCATTGCTTATGATTGGGAAAATAATTATTGAACTAATGTAATTATCTCTAAGACACATTAGCTAACTATATGATTATAGTAAAGGTTGCTGAAGACGTGCTACTGTATCTTTCATCCCAATCACCTTTACCCACTACATTTCTCTTACTCTTCCTGTTTGTACTTTGCAATTACACAAATTCcttcaaaaatattgaaatgaaaaagaTCACTTTTATTTGCAGTTGGCTCGTGAACTAATTTAACCCACTAAACACAATTAAGCAGCAAAATGTGTTGCATAGAGATTGCATACATATTAGATATTTTGCTTTATTGTTGTATCAGATAAAACACTGTTGTGGATAAGCAGttgtttcagattttatttatctgtttatgttgtataaaagcatcccatgtaaattatttctaatgaataaaaaaatcagctgtTTTGGACGATAAATCCGCCTATGCGGATGTGACGTTACCTTTACAATATGACGCAGCGGAAATGCAAGTTACTTCCTTTCCGCCATTAGGTGAGTGCGTGGAAGGATGGTGTTGAGTCCCGCTCTTGACAAATTTATCGAAAATCTTATTAGATAATAAGTGTTTGTGGCGCttgtttttataaaagtaaccgtgtttgtgtttatttcaggtCGCAGCCATGGGGCGCCGTCCAGCCCGTTGGtaagtttgtgtatttttcatgttctctGTGGAGAGCAGGGAGCTGAAAATGGCAGGACGCGCTAACCATGTGCGGTCCTGGCCTGGCTTTAgcggctagctagctagctagtagcaGGTGTTTCTGTAACTGCTTAGACTGAGGACTAGCGCAGAAATACTAGAGAAATTGAGTAGCCGTTTGAATGTTCATTGAATTATGATAATAGATGGTTTAAGTAAAGAGTAGCTAGTTGATATAGTCGCAGTAATGTTAGATGGTTAGCAGTAATGTGTTTGATGGTTGCCTCCATGAGtcagcttcagatcaaaggtttGTCTGCAGTGAAGAAATTCAATGGACTTAATTTGTTTATAGTCCTTTAAACAACTGAATTGTTTTCCTGATAATTGTCTCTTTACTCCCAGCTACAGATACTGCAAGAACAAGCCTTACCCCAAGTCCCGTTTCTGTCGGGGTGTACCTGGTAAGGACATGCATTGCTTTAATTGgaaaagcttatttatttatgtatgtttttatttatttattgtttaactgGATGATCCAATGTGGAGCATTATGTGGGGGACAgcttaaagttgttttttttctaactatACAAACAGATCCATCACAGTCTAATACAACATAAATGTtagttccacaacatgaaaggcattcagaaaaatacaaaaattacatGCAAGGAAGAGGTGGCTTAaaatgtgtggtttttttttttttgctgcaaaatgtaaataacCAAAAGTAAGATCTTTAAGAACacataattaacaaaaaagtgGCCAGTCATCTCTAAACATTCTGGGTCACCTCTCCATAGCTTTGATTTTGATCAACCTTTGATCACCCTTAAAATGctttatcatttaaataattaccTGCAACTAGTTGTATGTGGATTTACTGGGGGGAGTGGTTCACCTCAGACTGATCATAAGTGTATAAGTCCACACTCAATATTAAAGACACATGAAGGCACACtgtcatttgcatttatttcacaGAAACCAGAGATTATAATTAATTCTTAGTAAGCTTTAAATGCATGACTTATATTGTGTATGTTATGGGGAAAACAAATTAATGCAACACTGTTATGTGCTTGCTTGAAATATTCACAATCTCTAAACTTAgcagaaaatgtaattaaattgaTAGATCCCATACTTGCAATGGTGCAGACTAAGTtgatgtgaatgtgtgatgGCTATTCTCTCTGCTTAACCCAGATCCAAAGATCAGGATCTTCGACTTGGGCAGGAAGAAGGCTAAGGTGGATGAATTCCCCTTGTGTGGCCACATGGTGTCTGATGAGTATGAGCAGCTGTCCTCTGAGGGTAAGTGGAAGGATAAagttttaagaatgtacccacaTGTATTCAAATTAAAGTTCTCCTGTCAGTTTGAAAGCTTTTTGTCTTGACAAGTGTTTTGCTGTTACTCTACTAATGTTAAACTGTATATCTGGCATTGTGTAGCTCTTGAGGCTGCCCGTATCTGTGCCAACAAGTACATGGTGAAGACATGCGGTAAAGATGGCTTCCACATCCGCGTGCGCCTGCACCCATTCCACGTCATCCGCATCAACAAAATGTTATCCTGTGCTGGAGCTGATAGGTGAGTTTGGTCAGGCATAAAACTACAACTGCAGCTTATTAAGCCGACCAGCTTGGTTGTCTGTACTGCTCTGGTGTGCAAAAGCTGCAGACAGTGAATCTTTGGTTGTGTATGAGCCCAGCCTGTGAAGTGCTGGGTCCTGTAAGGGACCATTGAGACAAAACCTCACTAAAAGTGGaaatgtgtatctgtgtgtgtgttggggttttttttttgggtatgTGATTTTTACTAGGTCTTGTTTCTTCTCTCCAGGCTCCAGACTGGAATGCGTGGTGCCTTTGGAAAGCCACAGGGCACAGTGGCCCGTGTGCACATCGGACAGGTCATCATGTCTGTGCGCACAAAGACCCAGAACAAGGAACATGTCATTGAGGCTTTGAGGAGAGCTAAGTTCAAGTTCCCTGGGCGTCAGAAGGTACGTCCCACTCTCGTCATGGGGTCAATGATGCATGTTTTATGAAAAGATGGGAACATTGTTCTCATTATGATCTGCAACAATTTCTTGGTTTGTACATGCTGGCAAGTGTTGGTCTTAAAGGCACTTCTGGGACAATGACCTTTCAGTGATGGATGTTGAGCTCAGCTTTACGAATTCCTCCTTTTTAGATCCACATCTCCAAGAAGTATGGCTTCACCAAGTTTAACACCGCTGACTTTGATGACCTGCTGCAGGAGAAGCGTGTGATCCCTGATGGTTGCAGTGTGAAATACGTCCCCAGCCACGGGCCACTGAGCCGCTGGAAGGCACTGCACACCATCTAAGCACTTCACACTCACCATACTTTTGTGTGAGATTGAGCGCTCAGTTATCTGAAGtagtaaataaaatcaaactgtgTTTTGATTATGAAGTGTTGtggtttcagtttttaaaattttttctaGTTTTGAAGACCAGGGGTTGGCTGCACCAAAAAGTATTAGAATTGTAGTTTGGAGCTAGTCAAGGATTCACTGAATAATTATGATGTGCCAGTCTAAAGCTTCCCCCCAGTTCCCTTCTGAGTGAAAACTAGTATAATGTACTACTGGGGATCTCCAGATAGTTTGGTGCAATTTAGGTTTCCTGTTCTAGCCCAGgaacaaacaagtaaaaatCAGTGCCAACACTGTTGATGGGATGCCTTCACCCACCACCAAGTCTAGTCCTTATTATTGCCTCAAATactgttaaaataaattcaaacatgAAGGAAGCTATTGGAGATAAACAGACATTTGACTTTGTGACTTAACCTAGATTGAATCAGTTCTGAATTCTATTCAGTTCTGCTGGTTACAGTAATTCCAtaaaaatcctacaaacattcaaccactcgtttgAGTCATACTATTACAACCAATGTGGATATGTAATCCAATGTGACTACAGCCTTAACAAATTGAATTTGTTCACTTGTAATTTGCACGTCATACACCAAGTCTGAAAACATTTGCCCTGCTATCAGAACAGCttgggtgtgtttatgtgcatgcTAATAATCCAATCATTATCTAACTTAAGCAGATCAAaccaaattttatttatatagcaccaaTAAACAACAATAGTTGACCATTGTGCTGTacataaaagacaaaagatgtatctaaaaaaaaaagagaataaaaaaaaaagactgcaaaGCAATGATTAAGGGAATTTACATCAAAAATACCAATCAGAAAAGACGAGACAAAGACAGTTGTAGGCCTGAGAGAAAAGGTACGTTTTTAACTTGGATTTAAATTCAGACTCTGCAGAGATCAGGGATAAAGGGAGACTATTCCACAATTTTG is a window from the Pangasianodon hypophthalmus isolate fPanHyp1 chromosome 16, fPanHyp1.pri, whole genome shotgun sequence genome containing:
- the rpl10 gene encoding 60S ribosomal protein L10, whose protein sequence is MGRRPARCYRYCKNKPYPKSRFCRGVPDPKIRIFDLGRKKAKVDEFPLCGHMVSDEYEQLSSEALEAARICANKYMVKTCGKDGFHIRVRLHPFHVIRINKMLSCAGADRLQTGMRGAFGKPQGTVARVHIGQVIMSVRTKTQNKEHVIEALRRAKFKFPGRQKIHISKKYGFTKFNTADFDDLLQEKRVIPDGCSVKYVPSHGPLSRWKALHTI